The following DNA comes from Coleofasciculus chthonoplastes PCC 7420.
CCACCAAAGCCGCTAGTACGGGATCAAGAAGCAGGAACACACCCACTAATCCAGAAGACAAGCGTTTGAGACTATATGCCTGTAGTCCTTGACCGACGACTTGACAGACAACCGCTAAACTGATAACCGATAACCAGCCTGAACCCGAAATCGGGAACAGTCTGTCTTCAGTTAGCAGGACAACGGGTAACGTTACTACTGTTCCCACTAAGCAGCACCACATAATAATATTTGTGGCATCCCACTTGGCACGCAGTTTTTCAATCAGCATCAAGTTGGCGGCGGAAAACAGGGCGGATAAAAACGCGGCAATATCTCCGGCAAAGTTATCCGTCGCGACTTGTAAATCATCAAGTCCCAGGGCAGTTGCCCCTACCATTGCCATCATCAACCCAATCAGAAACCGACTGTCAAAGTGTTGACCGAATATCAACCATACTCCCAGGGTTGTGAATAAGGGAGTCAGGTTGTGCAGGATGGTGGAATTAGCCACACCCGTTTGGGTGAGAGACCATGCCCAAAGTGCCAAACATCCCCAAAACATAACGCCAGCCGCAATTAACATGAGCCAATCGCGAACGGTATACTCTGACTTAGGTATAGATGATTGTTCATCGTGTTGCGATCGCGCCTTTGACTGGTTCAATAGCCATAAGACGATAAAGGCAATCCAGAAGCGATTAAAGATGGTGGCAAATGGACCAAGTTCCCGTTCACTCAATCGGATAAATATAGCCGCCAGGGATAAAGCGACGATGGCTGTAAATATGGCAAATAGAGCCATCATCGTTGGGCTAGGATTGAGCTGAGATTGTGATAAGTGTAAGGGTTGAGTTTTCTGTATCATTTAAAGTTAAGAGGAAATAAGTTTATCGTTATAATTCTGATCCAAATAATCGATGAATTTCTTTCATTACTCTTTATCCTAGAGCAGCCCCTTTCTCCGCTCCCTCTGCTTTCACAAATCATTTCAATTTGATTGAGTGGGTTTTATTCGCATCATCCCAAATGAATCGCGGAAAGTCTCCCTTTTAACCAGGAGAATTTCCTTTGAGATTTAGGATTATAGAAGCTTTTACTTTTTAGCTAACGCTACTAAGTATCTTAAGGTTTCAGAGCGACTTAAATGGCTATTATTTTTTATTTTGTGACTTAATTTAATATTTTTTCACATTACACCGTATTCCTTAAAATAGTTGAATTTAAAGGAAGACTACTCATTTCACCAAGCGGTTTCAAATATAGAACAGGCGTATTATTTTAATCAGAACCTGCGATCGCCGTTACAATTGAGAGGATATCTCGGCACAGCAAAGAAACACCAGCTTTTGCAAAACTATGAGCAATGCGACTTACGATGAAATTTTTGGAGCGGCTCTCTCCCTACCACCAGGGCTAAGAGCCATGCTAGCTGAACACTTGCTCAAAAGTCTAGATGCCGTGGAACAAGCAGAAGTTGATGCACTTTGGCAACAAGAGGCAGAAGCAAGGATTCAAGCTATTGATCAGGGGCGAGTTGTACCCATTGATGGTCAACAAGTTTTACGTCAACTGCGTTCCCGGTATCAGCGATGATTTATGATTTTCATCCAGATGCTCAACAGGAATTACAGGATGCAGTAGCTTATTATGACAGCATCAACCAAGAATTAGCTCATGCATTTTTGGACGAAATAGAACACACTTTAGAAAATTTTGGTGATCGCTGTAATGCATCTACAACGTAAACCGAATTACTGGACAGATGAGAGATTTTTAAGGGAGTTACACGCGATCGCACTTTGACTTGCCAAGGCAGTAGTCCAAGCTACTGAGCTGGATTATGGGATTGGATCATCACACCCTCTGGCGTATAAACCTCCACTCGCAATTGGGCGTTATCGCTAATCACTTCCAACGCTTCTCCCAAGGTCAAAATGTGATTAACAAGACCCGAATGAGCCTCTGAGTCTCCTTGCGCTCTAGCTGTCATCGCCCGTTGTTGCACCATCTGGACGTAAGCGGGTGTTAACCGCACCTTGATCATCTTGTTGTCAAGCGTATAACTACAGATGCTGGGTGTCCCAGAGCAAGTCTGATTCAGATCCCGGCGAGCTTGTTGCATCTTGACGGCTAACTGAAGCTGGTTTTGAGCCTGTTTGAGCGCACCTCGGTAGGGTTCAACCAAAGATTGTGCCTTAGCGTAGTAATAGGTCTCTTGGGGTACCTGATTGACATAGGTTAAGGCATTGCGCCAGTGAACCAGAGCGACTGACCATTGCTTATCGCTTTGAGAATTCGTCGCCAGTTGAGCTAACTGCACGCCTTGATTATAGGCATTGGCAGAAATTTGCTCTTGAGTTTTGCGATCGCGGGCTTTGGCAAGATTTGGTAAATACAGCGCCAATAACTCTTGGGCTTCCTCATAAGGAGTTGTCCCTTGGGGAATCTGTTTCAGACGTCGCATCGACGCTTGCCAAGTGGCATAAACTAATTGCCAGTCTGATAAGGATTGGGCAATTCCTTGACGCACTTCCGCCATCCGCGCCGCTTCTTGAGCGGCTTTTAAGTGTTCCTGAGCTTTTCGTTCCTTAAGTAGTCGCTGATTAATTTCCTCTAAATTCGTCTTATACGCCTTAATTTTGGCTTTGGCTAAAGGTTGAAGATTGCTATCGGTGGGTAGCTGTTCCAATTTCGCGATCGCGTCTCGCCAGAGGTTCTGAACTTCCCGCCATTTCGACTCCGGATGTGGCGGATTTTGGCTCTCATACCCGGCTCTAGCCGCCGTTTTCAGTGCCTCTACCATATCCGCCACGGTTTCGGATTGGGACTGATAGACTTGGAGTTTTTGTTGCGCTTGGCGGCGGTAACTGGACCAAGGCGGAATCGCCGCTACTAATTGAATCGCTTCTTGTAACTGTTCTTGTGCTTCCAAAACCGCTTTTCCCGATTCTGGGTTTTGCAGGGTTTCTGCTGATTTTTGGCTTAACTGTTCCGCTTCTGGCAAAACCGTGCATTTACCCATGACACAAGGACGAGTCAGGGCATAAAGCGTACTAAAGAAAACCACCAAACTCAACCCAGCACCCGCTACTACCAAAGGTAGCCAGGATGATTTTAACCTGAGCTTGACTGACGGCGGTTGTTCGGATTCTGACTCATCGGCTTCATCGTTTACCTCCGGAATCGGTTGATCCCACGGATGGGATGACTCGGCTTGTGTTTCGTCCGAGTCTGAGTTTTGCGGAGTTTCCGTTTCAGACGGGGGGTTAGTCTCCTCTGTCTCGTTTGTTTCTACCGAATCCGCCTCAAAGGGTGTCGTCGTTTCGGGTTCAGGCAAATTTAGGAAGAGCGATCGCGAAATGTAAGGTTTCTTTTCTCCAGCTCTGAGCAGGTTAACTCTGGCTTGTTGAGCCACCAATGGATATTGGCTGCGGATCGTTTGTTCTAAAAAGGCGAGAATCTCATCTTGATCCAGCGTCGCCTCGGCGGGATGCTGTACCCAAATCGCTAACCGTTTATCACTTCGCCGACACCGAATTTGAACAGGAATGCTCTCATGCAGGTATGACTGCAAGTCCTCCTGTAAGCAGTTGCCTAAATCCGTTAATTCCTCTGGGCGCGTCGCTGTTTTCATTTGCTCAAAGTTTGAGCGCTACTCTCAAAATTTACACTCCATTATGACGTATTAGTAATGGAGCTGGGGAAGAAGCGAGATCAGGGCACGATAGTATCCATCCGTGTCAACTTAAGCTCAACCCCTCACCCCCAGCCCCTCTCCCACGCCGGGGAGAGGGGAGCGGGGAGAGGGTTCCCCTTCTCCCGTGCAACAAAAGCGAAGCATCCTCTGTCCTCCCCCCTGCCAAAAAAGCGAAGCATCCTCTGTCCTCCCCCCTGCCAAAAAAGCGAAGCATCCTCTGTCCTCCCCCCTCTTGTAGGGGGGAACGAGGGGGGTAGGGGGGAACGAGGGGGGTCCGGAGTTGGGGTTAGGGGATGAGGGGGAAAATGTTGAGGAGTTCTCCCTCATCTCCCCTATCTTCCTCATCTCCCCTATCTTCCTCATCTCCCTCATCTCCCCTATCTCCCTCAGCTCCCCCAGCACCAAAAGTTTAAGATGAAGCCTTCCCACCCCAACCGGGAGCCTTTTGAGCCGCTCTCAGGACGAATGCAGCTAACTTTTCAATTTGCTCCTGTGGCATCCAGGTGTCTGGGACTTGGCGACACCAAAAGCTTGGGGCGCTGCCGTCATAAGTCATGGGTTCTCTGAGAAAAGAGATAATTCCATCAACATTATCGCGAGGTGGGGTTGCTCCCGCTAATGTTTCCAATCCTAGGGATACTCTGGGATCTTGGAGGGTGGTTCCGCCAACATGACAATTGATGCAATGGGTTTTAAACAATTCTTTCCCCTCCGCCAAATCGCCTGGGGTAAATGCCTTAGTCTGTCCCTGTCCATCTAAATCTAACGCAATGGGTTCAGTTACCTTTAAGAAGCGCTTAACGTAGTCATCTATCGCATAAGCCGGAGAGCTGGCGATACAGACGATAGAGATAGCCATCAACGTAGCGAAAAGACCGCGAACTGAAAAAAAATTATATCGGGAGGAATGGCTAAGGCGAATTTTTTTAATCCAATTAGTCAACATTGGTTTTTAGTTTTTTGTCTTTTGTTTTTGGTTTATGAAGGGTTGAATAATAGCCAATTCAACGTTGAATGCTTTCAAACTCCAACCTTTTAATCGTCTCCTTTCAACCCTTCAACGAATCATTCAGAAAAATCCGAATTTAATTGTAAACCTTGCCGCCTCCCCACATGATACCTTGGACTTTCGGCTGGACTAGAATATAACCCGCGATCGCTTTGAGGTCATCCTCCGTCAGATTTCTCATCTCAGGAAAGATATCGGCGCTGCGAGTGCTGGGGTGGAATTCATAAATCTCCGTAAATCCATCGTAGGTTGTCGGGTTTTTCATATAGTCTACGAGAGCGGCAATGTTATCCCGAGGCGGGAATGCCAGTTTCAGATCTTCCAGCCGTAAGGTTACGTTGGGGTTTGTCTTGGTTCTGCCGCCGATATGACATTGACTACAGCTATCGTTAAACAGGCGTTTGCCTTTGGCGACTTCTTCTAGGCTGAGAACAGTGGTATTACCCTGTTCATTCACGGGAACGGTGCGAATGTCTTCACTGAGTTCAAGAGCGGTTGCGCTACTCACCGCTATTTGAAATACAAAGAATACCATTGCCACAGCCAGCAAGATCAATCGTTTCATTCGGGGTTCTCCTTGGAAAATTTGGCTCATTCGTTTTAAATGCATGAAAATTGCTCAACCTGTAGCTTATACTCTACCTGAAGGGCATCGTCGTCAACCACTTCTGGGGATCAAACCGACAGTCTGCACGTTTAAAGATGTCACACTACTGATTTTCAGTGAACTCTTCACAGAAAACAGGGAATGCACAAGCCGCCCATCGTTTCTTACGTCACCCGCCTTGTCTCTGGCAATCCCTAACCTCAAGCGATAGCTAGGTTAGGGTTGTTGAATTTCAGTCTTTCAATGATTCCCAACGGTTTACCTGGATCGGGTATCTTTTTTGTGGTAACCGTGTATTCAGCAGTAATGTCCAGCTTTGATCGGTCTGAAAACCCCATAATAATTGACTGACGAAATTGAGATTGAGTCATTTCACTATGAATATGATGCCATCCTGGGGACGCCTTTCTCTCAAGAAGTTTTTTACGTCAAAGATTTATAAGTAAAAACTCACACTCACAAAACCCTCCCCCTCAAAACTCCGTTGTATGATCAGCGCCTTTCGCCATCAACGTCATCGGTTCGGAATGGGAAACCACAGTAGGTGAGGTGGGGAAGGGTTGATGGAGGCGGATAAGCTGCGCTAACGTCTTTTTCAACTGGGTGCGAGGAACGATCGCATCGACAAAGCCGTACTGGAGTAGATATTCAGAGGTTTGAAAGTCGTCGGGGAGTTTTTCGCGTAAGGTTTGCTCAATCACTCGGCGTCCCGCAAAACCAATGGTAGCTTTGGGTTCAGCCAGGATAATGTCCCCTAACATGGCAAAACTAGCGGTAACGCCTCCCGTGGTGGGATGGGTTAATACAGGGATATAGAGTAGGTTAGCTTGACGATGCTGTTCCAGCGCCCCAGAGATTTTTGCCATCTGCATCAGGCTTAACATCCCCTCTTGCATTCTCGCCCCGCCAGAGGCGCAGATAATCACCACAGGTAAACGTTGGCGGGTGGCTTGTTCGATCAGGCGGGTCAGTTTTTCGCCCACTACCGAACCCATACTACCGCCCATGAATCGGAAATCCATGACGCCTAGGGCGATGGGTAATCCATGAATCTGTCCGATCCCCGTTTGTACAGCGTCAGTCAGTTGAGTCTTGTCTTGGTAGTCTTGTAGGCGATCTGTATAGGATTTGCGATCGCGGAATTTTAGCGGATCAGTGGGGCGAATTTGCTCATCCAGGGGTATCCAGGTATTGCCATCGATAAGCTGGCGAATCCGTTCATCGCTATATACCCGGATATGATGACCACATTCAGAGCAGACCATTTGATTCGCTCTCAGGTCTTTAGTATAGGTGAGAACCGCGCACGCCTCACATTTTGTCCACAATCCATCAGCAATTTCCCGTTCCCGTCGTTGTTGGGGCATCGGTTCTGATTTTCGTCGATTGGCAAACCAGTCAAATAAAGACATGAAACGTTTTTAATTCCTTAATAATTATCCGATATTTCTGCTTATTCCTCGTCTGGAGAACTGAGTAATAGCAAAGCTGTCCATTGATCATAAGAGCGAACTTGCAACGCAGCCGGACTTCCCGCCCCAAAATAGGACGGGATACCCTGATCAATAATACGACTAGGGATGTCGTGAGCTGCCAGAACCTGCTGCATCAGCTCGGCTTCCCAGCGGGTATGAGTTGTTTTCAGCGTGATCCAGGTGGTCAAAATTAAGCAGGATGATCACAAGACAAGAGTTATTGTACTCGTTATTGGCGACGTTCTCGCTCCTTCTTGCTCCCCTCTCCCCAGGGTGGGAGAGGGGTTGGGGGCGAGGGGGTTGTAGCTTAAGTTGACACAAATGGACAGGTATCGCTAAATAACAAAATCTCAAGTATCTTCTCGTTTCTTAACGTTTTATTGCTTGTTGATTCAACCCTTGTCAGCGGGGAGTAAAATTCAACCGAATAGGTCTCGGTGTCTCTCATGAAATCTGCTCCATGGTACTTGAACTTGCTGTCTGTTACTCCAGCTATTCTTCTGCCAATAGTGGCGAGTCTTGTTGGTGCAGAAACACTAGCACAATCAATTATCCCAGCATCTGATGGAACGGGTACAATTATTGATCAACAGGGAAATACCTATACTATTAACGGTGGCAGTTTGTCAAGCGACGAAGCCAATCTTTTCCACAGTTTCCAGGAGTTTGGTTTAGATGCAGGTGAAATCGCTAACTTTTTGGCAAATCCTCACCTCAACAATATTTTCGGACGAGTGATGGGGGGAAATCCCTCGCTGATTAATGGTTTGATTCAGGTGACAGGGGGAAATGCCAATTTATATTTAATGAATCCGGCGGGAATCGTGTTTGGGCAAAATGCTCAGTTAAATGTTCCGGCGGATTTTATCGCGACAACAGCTACAGGGATTGGGTTTGGCGAGAATCTTTGGTTCAATGCCTTTGGCACAAATGAGTATCAGCAATTCGTCGGGAATCCGCAACAGTTTATCTTTGATGTATCTCAGCCCGGAAGTATTGTTAATTCAGGAAATTTAGCCGTTTTCCCAGGTCAGAGTTTAACTTTACTCGGTGGTACGGTGATTAATACCGGGGAACTGACAGCACCGGGAGGAAGAATTACGATTTCAGCCGTTTCCGGTTCTCATCGGGTCAAGATTTCTCAACCCGGACAATTGCTGTCTTTGGAGGTTGAACCATTGGTGAATAGTTCGGGAGAAGTTATTCCCTTTACACCATTAGATTTAGCTGAATTGTTGACGGGAACAGAGGAAAACCTGGAGACATGCGTTGAGGTGGATTCAGCCGAAACGGTGAAGTTAACTGATTCTGACTTAATTCTCCCTAATCAGCCAGATGTTACTATTATCTCTGGCACTATTGATGTTTCCCAGCTCGGAAATTCTGGAACACCCATGGGGGCGCACGTCTATGAGGGGGCGCACGTCTATGCGCCCCTACATGCGCCTTCATCTGCAACTGGCGGCGAGATAAATGTTATTGGTAAAACTGTAGGATTAATTTCTGCCAATATTGACGCATCCGGTACAAATGGCGGCGGTACTGTTCGCATTGGTGGCGACTATCAAGGTGCAGGAATAATCCCTAATGCTGATGTCACATTAGTTAATGAAAATTCTACGATTCAGGCTGATGCTTTAACCGCAGGTGATGGCGGAACTGTGATGATCTGGGCGGATAAGCAAACTGTATTTTATGGCAACATTAGCACTCGTGGCGGACTCAATTCTGGTGACGGCGGTTTTGTCGAGATATCCAGTCAGGAAAAGTTAGCTTTTGATGGTGTTGTGGATGTAAATGCTATTGCAGGTGAAGCGGGACAATTATTATTAGATCCCACTAGCGTGATTATTGGCACAAGTGGAACCAATGATACAGCACTCAACGATAATCAAATCCTGTCGGGAGATGGGAGTGGGAGTTTCCTGATTTCTGCTAATTCACTGTTAACCGCCTTAAATTCCGGGGATGTATTAATTGCTGCTAGCAAAAATATTGATATTATCAGTGATATTAATTCCAGCAGTAGCAACAATTTAACCTTTGAGGCGGCGTTCATTAATTTAGATGCCTCAATTGGCTTGAATGGCGGAAATCTCACCTTTGAAGCCCCCGTAATTCTTCGCAGTAGTCAGACACTCAGCACAGGTTCTACAGTTGGCGGTGATATTACCTTTAATAGCAGTCTTCATGCGTTTAATCCCGGTACAGATACGCTGACGTTAGAAGCTGGAACCGGGAATATTACGTTTAATGGTGCTGTCGGTGGAGCGTTACCTTATAATGTGGCGGTACTGTTAGATGATCCGGTGGGATATTGGCGTCTTGATGAAGAGGGGGAGACAGCTTTTGATTCGTCTGGAAACAATATAGATGGCACTTATTTTGGTGGGGTAAATCGCAATCAAGAGGGGGCGTTAGTGGATGATGCTAATCCAGCACCGTTCTTTGATGGTACGACAGGGTATGTAGAAATTCCCGATTCAGATTTTATTGATTTTGGCACGAATGAAGATTTTACGATAACCGCTTGGATTAAAGCTTCGCCTGAACAATTGGATACGGTAGCTGGTGATAAGGATGTCATTGAAAAATGGAGTGGAGGCGAGCCATACCCTTATGTGATTCGCTATTTCTACCGATCAGGAAAAATCCTTGCTGCGCGATATAATGGTTTTCCTGCAAATCCGAATAATCCTGTTGTTAGCTCAACAGTATCCATAGACGATGGGCAGTTTCATCACATTGCTTTTATCAAAGAGGGTTCGACACTCTCTTTATATGTTGATGGAATTCTACAAGATACGAATACCGATACTATAAATAGCCCTACACAAAATAATTCTCCACTTTTTCTAGCACGTAGAGGAGGAAACGCATTTGATAATTTTTTCCGGGGCAGTATTGACGAAGTAGCCATTTACGATTCTGCCTTATCTCCTGATGAAGTAGCCGCTCAATACACCACGGGAGCAGGTACGGCTACCTCAAGACAAATCGGTGGATTGACAGTAAATAATGCCACAAATATTACAGCCAATGATACAATAACTGCCAACAGTATTGACCTAACAGCCAGTCAAGATATCACCACTCAATCCTTAGACACAAGTTCAAGTTCAGGTGATGGCGGTTCCATTACCCTTAACGCTGAAAATAATATTCAAGTCACCTCAATTAATACTCAAGGGGGAAGTAATGGTACAGGCGGAAACGTTGATATTACCGCTGGCAGATTCATCCAGATAACCGACACATTTATCGACCAAAATGGAAAAAATGTCAGTATTTCTACAGCCGGAGGTAACGGCGGAGGTGTGATTACTATCCAACATGGTGGTCAGGGTTTGATTCCTTTTAATGTGGGTGATGCTTCCATTAACGGTACAGCTGGTTCGATTGCGAGTGGCGAGTCTAACCTTCAACCTTTCCAATCGTTTCCTGATAATCAAACTGAAGGTAATATTCGGATTATTACCGATAAATTTATCACAGGTTCCTGCCCTCCTGACTGTTTAGACACTGAACAATCTGAGATAGATGAATCTGAGGATATCACGGAAGAAGTGGTGATTGATACTTCTCCAGTGTTTAATCCAATCGCGGAAACTGAAACCGCCTTCACGAATGAATATGAAGAGTATTGGGGGTTAAGTGAGACGCCAATTATTACGCTGGCACAAGCTCAAAGGACTTTACAAAGGATTGAACAGGCGACTGGGGTGAAACCGGCTCTGATTTATGCGGTGTTTGTGCCAGGAAATGGTGTTGGAGATGATGGTGGGAGAGTGGAAGTTGAGACGAGAAAACGCAGAGGTTCGCAGAGGGAAGCGCAGAGGTTCGCAGAGGGGGTTGGTGGTTGGGATGAGATGTTTTTGGCTCAGGAGGTGTGGGAAGATGGGAATCAATTGGAGTTGATTTTGGTTACGGCTGAAGGGGAACCGATGCGATTTGTTGTTCCGGGGGCAAGTCGGAAAAGGGTGATGGAAACGCTACAAACTTTCCGCCGTGCGGTTACGGATACTCGCATTCCTCGTCCGTATCTTCCTAGCGCTCAACAATTATATCAGTGGTTAATTGCTCCGTTGGAGGAGGAGTTACAAGACAGAGAAATTAATAATCTAGCTTTTATTATGGATCAGGGTTTGCGTTCCTTACCTGTAGCGGCGCTCCATGATGGGAATGGCTTTATTGTCGAACGTTACAGTATCGGTTTTATGCCTAGTTTGTCGTTAACGGATACTCGTTATGTGGATGTGAGGGATTTACAGGTTTTAGCAATGGGGGCGTCGGAATTTACAGAGCAAAATCCCTTACCTGCTGTGCCTGTAGAATTATCCGCGATCGCAGATAAACTATGGCAAGGTGAATCGTTCCTTAATTCTACGTTTACTCCCGCTAATCTAAAAGCAGCACGGGCGGATCAACCCTTTGGTATTGTCCACTTGGCAACTCATGGTGAATTTAAACCAGGTAAACCAGAAAATTCCTACATCCAGTTTTGGAATACGAGACTATCCCTGGATCAAATTCGCCAACTTGGACTACATAATCCACCCGTAGAACTAATGGTATTAAGTGCTTGTCGAACCGCCTTAGGAAATCAAGAAGCTGAGTTAGGATTTACCGGATTAGCGGTACAAGCGGGGGTGAAATCAGCGTTAGGAAGTCTCTGGTATGTCAGTGATGAGGGAACATTGGGATTAATGACTACGTTTTATCAAAACT
Coding sequences within:
- a CDS encoding DMT family transporter encodes the protein MIQKTQPLHLSQSQLNPSPTMMALFAIFTAIVALSLAAIFIRLSERELGPFATIFNRFWIAFIVLWLLNQSKARSQHDEQSSIPKSEYTVRDWLMLIAAGVMFWGCLALWAWSLTQTGVANSTILHNLTPLFTTLGVWLIFGQHFDSRFLIGLMMAMVGATALGLDDLQVATDNFAGDIAAFLSALFSAANLMLIEKLRAKWDATNIIMWCCLVGTVVTLPVVLLTEDRLFPISGSGWLSVISLAVVCQVVGQGLQAYSLKRLSSGLVGVFLLLDPVLAALVAWVLFSEHLSLFNGFAFAVVLVGIYVAKSSHYASQFIEKDSPPALCVAGKTS
- the psbV2 gene encoding photosystem II cytochrome PsbV2, giving the protein MLTNWIKKIRLSHSSRYNFFSVRGLFATLMAISIVCIASSPAYAIDDYVKRFLKVTEPIALDLDGQGQTKAFTPGDLAEGKELFKTHCINCHVGGTTLQDPRVSLGLETLAGATPPRDNVDGIISFLREPMTYDGSAPSFWCRQVPDTWMPQEQIEKLAAFVLRAAQKAPGWGGKASS
- a CDS encoding CHAT domain-containing protein, producing the protein MKSAPWYLNLLSVTPAILLPIVASLVGAETLAQSIIPASDGTGTIIDQQGNTYTINGGSLSSDEANLFHSFQEFGLDAGEIANFLANPHLNNIFGRVMGGNPSLINGLIQVTGGNANLYLMNPAGIVFGQNAQLNVPADFIATTATGIGFGENLWFNAFGTNEYQQFVGNPQQFIFDVSQPGSIVNSGNLAVFPGQSLTLLGGTVINTGELTAPGGRITISAVSGSHRVKISQPGQLLSLEVEPLVNSSGEVIPFTPLDLAELLTGTEENLETCVEVDSAETVKLTDSDLILPNQPDVTIISGTIDVSQLGNSGTPMGAHVYEGAHVYAPLHAPSSATGGEINVIGKTVGLISANIDASGTNGGGTVRIGGDYQGAGIIPNADVTLVNENSTIQADALTAGDGGTVMIWADKQTVFYGNISTRGGLNSGDGGFVEISSQEKLAFDGVVDVNAIAGEAGQLLLDPTSVIIGTSGTNDTALNDNQILSGDGSGSFLISANSLLTALNSGDVLIAASKNIDIISDINSSSSNNLTFEAAFINLDASIGLNGGNLTFEAPVILRSSQTLSTGSTVGGDITFNSSLHAFNPGTDTLTLEAGTGNITFNGAVGGALPYNVAVLLDDPVGYWRLDEEGETAFDSSGNNIDGTYFGGVNRNQEGALVDDANPAPFFDGTTGYVEIPDSDFIDFGTNEDFTITAWIKASPEQLDTVAGDKDVIEKWSGGEPYPYVIRYFYRSGKILAARYNGFPANPNNPVVSSTVSIDDGQFHHIAFIKEGSTLSLYVDGILQDTNTDTINSPTQNNSPLFLARRGGNAFDNFFRGSIDEVAIYDSALSPDEVAAQYTTGAGTATSRQIGGLTVNNATNITANDTITANSIDLTASQDITTQSLDTSSSSGDGGSITLNAENNIQVTSINTQGGSNGTGGNVDITAGRFIQITDTFIDQNGKNVSISTAGGNGGGVITIQHGGQGLIPFNVGDASINGTAGSIASGESNLQPFQSFPDNQTEGNIRIITDKFITGSCPPDCLDTEQSEIDESEDITEEVVIDTSPVFNPIAETETAFTNEYEEYWGLSETPIITLAQAQRTLQRIEQATGVKPALIYAVFVPGNGVGDDGGRVEVETRKRRGSQREAQRFAEGVGGWDEMFLAQEVWEDGNQLELILVTAEGEPMRFVVPGASRKRVMETLQTFRRAVTDTRIPRPYLPSAQQLYQWLIAPLEEELQDREINNLAFIMDQGLRSLPVAALHDGNGFIVERYSIGFMPSLSLTDTRYVDVRDLQVLAMGASEFTEQNPLPAVPVELSAIADKLWQGESFLNSTFTPANLKAARADQPFGIVHLATHGEFKPGKPENSYIQFWNTRLSLDQIRQLGLHNPPVELMVLSACRTALGNQEAELGFTGLAVQAGVKSALGSLWYVSDEGTLGLMTTFYQNLKQVPIKAEALRETQLAMIQGQVKIENGQLITPNSTIDLPEELAGIEDKALTHPYFWSAFTLVGSPW
- the psbV gene encoding photosystem II cytochrome c-550, yielding MKRLILLAVAMVFFVFQIAVSSATALELSEDIRTVPVNEQGNTTVLSLEEVAKGKRLFNDSCSQCHIGGRTKTNPNVTLRLEDLKLAFPPRDNIAALVDYMKNPTTYDGFTEIYEFHPSTRSADIFPEMRNLTEDDLKAIAGYILVQPKVQGIMWGGGKVYN
- a CDS encoding addiction module protein produces the protein MSNATYDEIFGAALSLPPGLRAMLAEHLLKSLDAVEQAEVDALWQQEAEARIQAIDQGRVVPIDGQQVLRQLRSRYQR
- the accD gene encoding acetyl-CoA carboxylase, carboxyltransferase subunit beta; its protein translation is MSLFDWFANRRKSEPMPQQRREREIADGLWTKCEACAVLTYTKDLRANQMVCSECGHHIRVYSDERIRQLIDGNTWIPLDEQIRPTDPLKFRDRKSYTDRLQDYQDKTQLTDAVQTGIGQIHGLPIALGVMDFRFMGGSMGSVVGEKLTRLIEQATRQRLPVVIICASGGARMQEGMLSLMQMAKISGALEQHRQANLLYIPVLTHPTTGGVTASFAMLGDIILAEPKATIGFAGRRVIEQTLREKLPDDFQTSEYLLQYGFVDAIVPRTQLKKTLAQLIRLHQPFPTSPTVVSHSEPMTLMAKGADHTTEF
- a CDS encoding type II toxin-antitoxin system RelE/ParE family toxin, with product MIYDFHPDAQQELQDAVAYYDSINQELAHAFLDEIEHTLENFGDRCNASTT